The Cryptosporangium phraense genome includes the window GTCGCCCCCGAAGCGCGCCGGGATGGCAGCATGGGCGGGTACGGACCGACGGCGAGCAGCGGAGGGGAGGCCGGATCGTGCCCGAGGCAACAGACGCGGTCGCCGATCCACCGGTGACGGCCCGGGTCCTCACCGTCCCGAACGCGCTGAGCGCGCTGCGCCTGCTGGGCGTGCCGGTGTTCATCTACCTGGTGCTCGTGCTGCACGCCGACCTGCTGGCCCTGCTCGTGCTCGTGGTCAGCGGGTTCTCCGACTGGCTGGACGGCGCTCTGGCCCGGGCCTGGGGCCAGGTCAGCCGCATCGGGCAGCTGCTCGACCCGCTGGCCGACCGGCTCTACGTGTTCACGACCGTGCTGACGTTCGCGATCCGCGGCATCATCCCGTGGTGGCTGGCGCTGGCCCTGATC containing:
- a CDS encoding CDP-alcohol phosphatidyltransferase family protein, which produces MPEATDAVADPPVTARVLTVPNALSALRLLGVPVFIYLVLVLHADLLALLVLVVSGFSDWLDGALARAWGQVSRIGQLLDPLADRLYVFTTVLTFAIRGIIPWWLALALIVRDGVLWIALLFLRHYGYEALPVHYVGKAATFNLLYAFPLLLLGGQDGIVGTIAMPIGWAFAIWGVGLYWWAAALYVFQTGQLVRLARRETVRAAG